The window TTTTTTGTGGAGACATATATCGGATGGAATTACAATTATTGGCGATGAGCCCTTAAATTATCCATTCATAATCCTTATTTAGGTTTAAATATACCCTCATACAATGAATAATATAATATTATAGGACACCGTGATTTGGTTTCATAATTTTCTGCTGTTTGAGGGCTAATTTATTTTTTTTAGAGCAGATAATGCTATAATTTTTACTTTCCGTAAACGTTTTTTCTGTGGATAATGTGTATAACTCTGTGAATAACCTAAAATTCCATCTATTTTTTCCCCATGGTTGTGGATTACTTGTCTACAATAATTCTTTATGTAAACTGTAATTGTCAGACAATTATTGCCACATTTATGACCTGTTAAAAACCCCTTAAAAATAGCTACAAACGTCACTCCTAAAGGCGTTCAGAGAGTATCTAATGGTTGTGAAAAAACGTAAATATTTACTACTTCATTTTAATATTTAAATGAATAATTGCATGTCCGATTCTGTTGCTATCTGTAGATAATCTTTAGCCGTAACAATTTTAACACCATCTATAAATTCTTCTGTACCAAAGCCCATGACTTCTGTTGATAACTTACAGGCATAGAATGTCACACCTTTATTAACGGCTCCTTTAAGGAAAGCATCCAGTGGGGGTGCATCTGCATCTTCCATCATTTCAGTGAGCATCATTTTACCAATGCCTGCAAAGTTCATTTTGGACAATGGTAAATCATCTGCGCCTTTTGCTGTCATGGCACCAAACATTTTTTCATAGATGGTTTTATCCCTATCGGTTAATTTCTCAGGATCCCGTACCAAAAGCAATCCCCAAAAAGCACAAAAAATGGATACATCCATGTCCATGGCTTTTGCCTCATTGGCTAGAATCAGTGCAGCTAGTGCTTTATCAAACTCACCACTAAATAACAATAAACTTACTTTCTTATTCATGATAACCTCCTCTTGTAGTCATGCATAGGTTTACCATATGCACTCCCTAAGAAGATTATTCACCTTATGGATGAATATTTTATAAAAAAGTAACTTTGCATATAAGATAAAAAGATGGTTCCTGTTAAAAACAGAAACCACCTTATTTGTTTATTAAACTCTATCTTTTACATGGTAATGTGTATGCAGTAACTTATGAGATAATTCACTCATAGGCTCACCAAGATATTGTTCATATAATGCCTTTACAGATTCATTTTCATGTGACTTTCTGCGAGGCATATCTTTATCCACTTGATAAATTGCATCCATACGCTTCTTAAGAATCTCAGAATCCCCATGATGGAATGGCTGACCGCCACCACCGATACATCCACCAGGACAAGCCATGATTTCAATAGCGTGTAAGTTTCTTGGGTTACCATTCTTAACTTCTTCAAGTAATTTTCTAGCATTTCCAAGACCGTGAGCAATACCAATATTAAGTGTGAATCCACCCATTTGAACAGCAGCTACTCGAACACCGTCAAATCCTCTTAAAGCTTCAAAATCAACTTTTTCTAAAGTTTCACCTGTATGAATTTCATAAGCTGTACGTGTAGCAGCCTCGATAACACCACCTGTTGAACCAAAGATAACACCAGCACCTGTTGATTCTCCTAATGGATGGTCAAAATCTGTTTCTGGTAATTCGGTTAAGTTAAGGTTAGCTCGTTTTATTAAGTGAGCTAATTCTCTTGTAGAAATAGAGATATCCACATCAGGGTTACCCTCTACAGCAAACTCATCTCTAGCAGCCTCGTACTTCTTAGCAAGACAAGGCATAATGGATACAACCACCATTTTCTCACGTGGTATTTCCATCTTATCCGCTAAGAAAGTTTTAGCAACAGCACCAAACATCTGTTGTGGTGATTTAGCTGAAGAAGGAATATCGATTAATTCTGGGAATTGACTTTCAATAAAGTTAACCCATGCTGGACAACAAGATGTCAAGATTGGAAGTGGTACATTCTTGTCACCTGCTAGGAACTTGTTAAGACGTCCTAATAACTCTGTACCTTCCTCCATAATCGTTAAGTCTGCTGCAAAATCTGTGTCAAATACTTTATCAAATCCAAGAGTTCGTAGTGCTGTTACCATTTGACCGGTTACAATAGAACCTGGCTCTTTACCAAATTCTTCACCAATGGCTACTCTTACAGCTGGTGCCGTTTGAACAACAACCACTTTTTCTGGATCAGCGAGTGCTTCCACAACTTTCCAAGTGTGATCATTCTCCGTTAACGCACCAACAGGACATACCGCAACACACTGTCCACAATGTGTACATACTGTCTCTGCAAGTGGTGATTCAAATGCAGGTGATACAACCGCATCGAATCCTCTGTTAATACCAGATAAAGCTCCAACAGTTTGAACATCATTACACATGGTTTCACATCTTCTACACATGATACATTTATCCATATCACGGATAATGGCTGGTGCATAGTCTTGCTTATAGGTGGATTGAGCATCTCCCGTTACACGGATTTCTCTTACACCAAATTTTTCAGATAGATCTTGTAAGTCACAACGACCAGACTTAGCACACGTTAAACACTCTTTTGGATGGTCAGATAATAAGAGTTCAAGTACGGTCTTTCTTGCATCTAATACACGGATTGTATTTGTTTTAACAACCATGCCGTCAACTGCTGGTGTTGCACATGATGGTGCAAGATTTCTTCTACCTTCAATCTCAACAACACAGATACGACAGGAAGCTGCTTTGTTAACCATTTTTGTATCATGTAAGTCTAAATGACATAATGTAGGCACTTCAATGCCTAATTTTTTAGCGGCATCAAGTACAGTACTGCCTATTGGTACCTGTACCTCTTTACCGTCAATCGTAAGTTTTACTTCTGACATTAGGTTACACTCCTTTTTCTAGAATTCTACTTATGAGTTTTCGTCCTCACAATTTATATTGATAGCCGATTTTAATTATGATAAAATGATCGCACCAAATTTACACTTATCCATACAAGCGCCGCATTTAATACATTTTTCTTGATCAATGACATGAGGCTTCTTCACTTCACCATCAATAGCATCCACTGGACATACTCTTGCACAAGCTGTACAACCGATACATTTTTCTTCAATGATTGTGTATTTAAGAAGGTCTTTACATTTTCCTGCTGGACATGTTTTATCCTTAACATGAGCCACATACTCATCCCAGAAAATATCCATGGTTGATAATACAGGGTTTGGCGCTGTTTGACCTAATCCACAAAGGGCTGTGTCTTTAATGACACGGCTCAATCGCTTAAGTTCATCTAAGTGCTCCATTTTGCCTTTGCCTGTTGTAATGAGTTCTAATAACTCTGATAGACGCTTTGTACCGATACGACATGGTGTACATTTTCCACAAGACTCTTCTTCTGTAAACTCTAAGTAGAACTTAGCAACTGCTGGCATACAATCGTCTTCATCCATAACAATCATACCACCTGAACCCATCATGGACCCTTTAGCAATCAAGTTATCAAAATCAATGGGTGTATCCAAGTCTTTTTCTGTTAAACAGCCGCCTGATGGTCCACCTGTTTGAACAGCTTTGAATTTCTTGCCATTCTTAATGCCGCCACCGATATCGTAAATAACTTCTCTTAATGTGGTACCCATTGGTACTTCTATAAGACCTACGTTATTGATTTTACCAGCTAAAGCAAATACTTTTGTTCCTTTTGATTTTTCCGTTCCAATTTGCTTATACCAATCTGCACCTTTTAATAGGATAACAGGCACGTTAGCAAATGTCTCTACATTATTAACGTTTGTTGGTTTACCCCAATAACCAGACTCTGCTGGGAATGGTGGTTTTGTGGTTGGCTCGCCACGCTCGCCTTCCATTGAATGAATAAGTGCTGTCTCCTCACCACATACGAAAGCTCCCGCTCCATATGTAAGTTCTATATCAAATTCAAATCCTGTACCCATAATATCGCTGCCTAGAAGACCAGCTTCACGGGCATCGTCAATAGCTCTTTGTAAACGCTTGATAGCAAGTGGGTACTCTGCACGAATGTACACGCGTCCTTTTGTCGCACCAATGGCATATCCACAGATGGCCATGGCTTCAACAACGCTGTGTGGGTCTCCCTCTAAGATAGAACGGTCCATGAATGCACCTGGGTCTCCCTCATCCGCATTACAGATAACATATTTTTGGTCAGCATCGTATCCTCTAGCAAATTGCCACTTAAGACCTGTAGGGAATCCTCCGCCTCCACGGCCACGAAGTCCAGCATCTTTAATGATTTCAATGACTTCTTCTGGTGTCATTTCTGTTAATGCTTTCCCAATGGCATGGTAACCATCGCGAGCGATGTACTCATCCAAGCTATTAGGATCAATAAAACCACAGTTTCTTAGAGCTATACGCATTTGCTTTTTATAGAAATCCATGTTCTTAGAATCACTGATTTTTTCTTCTGTCTCTGGGTCTTCAAACAATAATCTATCAACTTTTCTACCTTTTACGATATGC is drawn from Vallitalea pronyensis and contains these coding sequences:
- a CDS encoding NADH-ubiquinone oxidoreductase-F iron-sulfur binding region domain-containing protein is translated as MSNYKMHVLVCAGTGCKSAESDKIVDNLREHIKNNKMDSEVQVLKTGCFGFCEKGPVVKILPDNTFYVQVTPADAEEIINEHIVKGRKVDRLLFEDPETEEKISDSKNMDFYKKQMRIALRNCGFIDPNSLDEYIARDGYHAIGKALTEMTPEEVIEIIKDAGLRGRGGGGFPTGLKWQFARGYDADQKYVICNADEGDPGAFMDRSILEGDPHSVVEAMAICGYAIGATKGRVYIRAEYPLAIKRLQRAIDDAREAGLLGSDIMGTGFEFDIELTYGAGAFVCGEETALIHSMEGERGEPTTKPPFPAESGYWGKPTNVNNVETFANVPVILLKGADWYKQIGTEKSKGTKVFALAGKINNVGLIEVPMGTTLREVIYDIGGGIKNGKKFKAVQTGGPSGGCLTEKDLDTPIDFDNLIAKGSMMGSGGMIVMDEDDCMPAVAKFYLEFTEEESCGKCTPCRIGTKRLSELLELITTGKGKMEHLDELKRLSRVIKDTALCGLGQTAPNPVLSTMDIFWDEYVAHVKDKTCPAGKCKDLLKYTIIEEKCIGCTACARVCPVDAIDGEVKKPHVIDQEKCIKCGACMDKCKFGAIILS
- a CDS encoding DsrE/DsrF/DrsH-like family protein produces the protein MNKKVSLLLFSGEFDKALAALILANEAKAMDMDVSIFCAFWGLLLVRDPEKLTDRDKTIYEKMFGAMTAKGADDLPLSKMNFAGIGKMMLTEMMEDADAPPLDAFLKGAVNKGVTFYACKLSTEVMGFGTEEFIDGVKIVTAKDYLQIATESDMQLFI
- a CDS encoding NADH-dependent [FeFe] hydrogenase, group A6: MSEVKLTIDGKEVQVPIGSTVLDAAKKLGIEVPTLCHLDLHDTKMVNKAASCRICVVEIEGRRNLAPSCATPAVDGMVVKTNTIRVLDARKTVLELLLSDHPKECLTCAKSGRCDLQDLSEKFGVREIRVTGDAQSTYKQDYAPAIIRDMDKCIMCRRCETMCNDVQTVGALSGINRGFDAVVSPAFESPLAETVCTHCGQCVAVCPVGALTENDHTWKVVEALADPEKVVVVQTAPAVRVAIGEEFGKEPGSIVTGQMVTALRTLGFDKVFDTDFAADLTIMEEGTELLGRLNKFLAGDKNVPLPILTSCCPAWVNFIESQFPELIDIPSSAKSPQQMFGAVAKTFLADKMEIPREKMVVVSIMPCLAKKYEAARDEFAVEGNPDVDISISTRELAHLIKRANLNLTELPETDFDHPLGESTGAGVIFGSTGGVIEAATRTAYEIHTGETLEKVDFEALRGFDGVRVAAVQMGGFTLNIGIAHGLGNARKLLEEVKNGNPRNLHAIEIMACPGGCIGGGGQPFHHGDSEILKKRMDAIYQVDKDMPRRKSHENESVKALYEQYLGEPMSELSHKLLHTHYHVKDRV